In one window of candidate division KSB1 bacterium DNA:
- a CDS encoding NAD(P)/FAD-dependent oxidoreductase, whose amino-acid sequence MKKYDVIIVGAGPAGSTTARYIDSRRSGISVLMLESRRQVGLPIQCGEALPHYRDVKMVFPHFDCPELFDLPPHVIASEIHGIKFVLPRGKEYFADVIGRMFYRDRLDQYLFAQAVAAGAEYRLHTRAHKIEAHRVFTTAEEFEGGLIIGADGPNSTVSASFPAFSPNRELIPCAFVIAEGDFYEKHIEIWVDERFPGGYFWLFHKNGEANIGLGMRGPRNVRGVLNEMLNDLARQRQFKIKTVGGGVVPLGGLKKRVAWEHVALVGDAAGMVFPSNGGGTAQAMMGGYLLGEVIRAGLPLSEYQRQVDKIMRPALKKSLRARQLIDLTRKNDSLFLALMWLYDRGGWKSFLAG is encoded by the coding sequence ATGAAAAAATACGACGTCATCATCGTTGGCGCCGGGCCGGCCGGCAGTACGACCGCGCGCTACATTGATTCGCGGCGTTCCGGCATTTCCGTGCTGATGCTGGAATCTCGGCGCCAAGTCGGCCTGCCCATTCAATGCGGCGAAGCCCTGCCGCATTATCGCGACGTGAAGATGGTTTTTCCGCACTTCGATTGTCCCGAACTGTTTGATCTGCCGCCGCATGTCATCGCTTCGGAAATACACGGCATCAAATTCGTTTTACCGCGCGGCAAAGAATATTTTGCCGACGTCATCGGCCGCATGTTTTACCGCGACCGCCTGGATCAATATCTTTTCGCGCAGGCGGTCGCCGCCGGGGCCGAGTATCGTTTGCACACGCGCGCGCATAAAATCGAGGCGCACCGGGTTTTCACCACTGCCGAAGAGTTTGAGGGCGGTCTCATCATCGGCGCCGACGGGCCGAACTCGACGGTGTCGGCCTCGTTTCCGGCGTTCTCGCCCAATCGCGAGCTGATTCCGTGCGCGTTCGTCATTGCCGAGGGCGACTTTTATGAAAAGCACATCGAGATTTGGGTGGATGAACGTTTTCCGGGCGGTTACTTTTGGCTCTTTCACAAAAACGGCGAGGCCAATATCGGCCTTGGCATGCGTGGCCCCAGAAATGTCCGCGGCGTGTTGAATGAAATGTTGAACGATTTGGCGCGGCAGCGCCAGTTCAAAATCAAAACCGTCGGCGGCGGGGTGGTGCCGCTGGGGGGCTTGAAAAAGCGCGTGGCGTGGGAACATGTGGCGCTGGTGGGAGACGCCGCCGGCATGGTGTTTCCGAGCAACGGCGGCGGCACGGCGCAAGCGATGATGGGCGGCTATTTGCTCGGCGAGGTGATTCGCGCCGGTTTGCCGCTCTCAGAATATCAGCGCCAAGTGGATAAAATCATGCGGCCGGCGCTCAAAAAATCCTTGCGCGCGCGCCAACTCATCGACTTGACGCGAAAAAACGACAGCTTGTTTCTGGCGCTGATGTGGCTGTACGATCGCGGTGGCTGGAAGAGTTTTTTGGCCGGTTGA